In one Nicotiana sylvestris chromosome 8, ASM39365v2, whole genome shotgun sequence genomic region, the following are encoded:
- the LOC104222187 gene encoding transcription factor bHLH53, whose protein sequence is MASLSYNSNSNLEPNMQQLNEFLFDFNYDQSFPKPEACYFDPFFDSSDFVFPAILMEPNCIVPEIQEYYSDFQMSNPKRQKVFQLDNCHHQDIITHEGNLSNGPIYQSFSFPENIPMPQLEFPSPPVFNSGCCHEKKEKKMSAQSIAARQRRKKITEKTQELGKLIPGGHRMNTAEMLQATFKYVKFLQAQVGLLEFIGSHQQENGKSYETPDLQKLVGSPLIQEKLYSSDNCLVPKVFLEDLDKNHEFQHSQSVDQVKKLIT, encoded by the exons ATGGCTAGTCTTAGCTACAACTCCAACTCCAACTTGGAACCAAATATGCAACAACTCAACGAGTTTCTTTTTGATTTCAACTATGACCAGAGCTTTCCTAAACCAGAGGCTTGCTATTTCGATCCATTTTTCGACTCCAGCGATTTTGTTTTCCCAGCAATATTAATGGAACCAAATTGTATCGTGCCAGAAATCCAAGAGTACTACTCTGATTTTCAGATGAGCAATCCAAAACGGCAAAAAGTCTTTCAATTAGACAACTGCCATCATCAAGATATAATAACTCATGAGGGTAATTTGTCCAATGGGCCAATCTATCAATCGTTTTCATTTCCAGAAAATATTCCTATGCCACAGTTGGAGTTTCCGAGTCCGCCTGTTTTTAATAGCGGGTGCTGCCATgagaaaaaggagaagaagatgTCTGCACAGAGCATAGCGGCGAGACAAAGGAGAAAGAAGATTACTGAGAAAACGCAAGAATTAGGGAAGCTGATACCTGGTGGACACAGAATGAACACTGCTGAAATGCTTCAAGCTACTTTTAAGTATGTTAAGTTCTTGCAAGCCCAAGTTGGACTTCTTGAATTCATTGGATCACATCAG CAGGAGAATGGGAAATCATATGAAACACCAGATTTGCAAAAACTTGTTGGATCGCCCTTGATTCAGGAGAAGTTATACTCAAGTGACAATTGCTTGGTTCCCAAAGTGTTCCTTGAAGACCTAGACAAGAATCATGAATTCCAACATTCACAAAGCGTTGACCAAGTCAAGAAATTGATTACATGA